A region from the Aegilops tauschii subsp. strangulata cultivar AL8/78 chromosome 5, Aet v6.0, whole genome shotgun sequence genome encodes:
- the LOC109760709 gene encoding poly(ADP-ribose) glycohydrolase 1 → MEMEARGDLRSILPQLPVVLRGGALFWPAAAQEQLRALSLGPDVSRVTSGDVLADALSDLRQALALRALPARAAEGYALFFDDLLSRAHARDWFSDVLPRLARLLLRLPALLEGHYAGARAATGLRLLGSQDAGFVLLGQELAAALLACALFCLFPTAGRGEARLPAINFDALFSALTNNARQSQEHKVRCIAHYFERVTASTPAGFVSFERKVLPRGSLSGDVTYPDSDAWMKSSVPLCPFRVISSGLIEDEEEEALEVDFANKYLGGGALSRGCVQEEIRFMINPELIVGMLFMASMEDNEAIEIVGAERFSQYMGYGSSFRFVGDYLDTKPLDAMGRRKTRIVAIDALDCPTKLQYETSGLLREVNKAFVGFLDQSKHQFDVKPFQDSNSKDNHPSVNSVDCIGVSTGNWGCGAFGGNPEIKSMIQWLAASQAHRPFVNYYTFEDGSLRRLEEVIQWVLRHGWTVGELWHMIVEYSSQRLKRETFDGFLTWLLPEDNANNDADYMCE, encoded by the exons aTGGAGATGGAGGCGCGCGGCGACCTGCGATCGATCCTGCCGCAGCTCCCGGTGGTGCTGCGCGGCGGGGCGCTGTTCTGGCCTGCGGCGGCGCAGGAGCAGCTGAGGGCGCTGTCCCTCGGCCCCGACGTGAGCCGGGTCACATCCGGCGACGTCCTCGCCGACGCGCTCAGCGACCTCCGCCAGGCCCTGGCCCTCCGGGCGCTCCCCGCGCGCGCCGCCGAGGGCTACGCGCTCTTCTTCGACGACCTCCTCTCGCGGGCCCACGCGCGGGACTGGTTCTCCGACGTGCTCCCGCGCCtcgcgcgcctcctcctccgcctccccgCGCTGCTCGAGGGCCACTACGCCGGCGCCCGGGCCGCGACCGGGCTCCGCCTCCTGGGGTCTCAGGACGCGGGCTTCGTGCTCCTCGGCCAGGAGCTCGCCGCCGCGCTGCTCGCCTGCGCGCTCTTCTGCCTGTTCCCCACCGCCGGCCGCGGCGAGGCCCGCCTCCCGGCCATCAATTTCGACGCCTTGTTCTC GGCACTGACTAACAATGCGAGGCAGAGCCAGGAGCACAAAGTGAGGTGCATTGCTCACTATTTCGAGAGGGTGACTGCGTCTACGCCTGCCGGTTTTGTGTCGTTTGAGCGCAAGGTTCTTCCGCGCGGCTCCCTCTCCGGTGATGTTACCTACCCTGACAGTGATGCCTGGATGAAATCTAGCGTGCCCCTATGCCCATTCCGG GTAATTTCCTCGGGTTTGAtcgaagatgaggaagaagaagccCTCGAGGTTGACTTTGCTAATAAATATCTGGGAGGAGGTGCACTTTCCAGGGGCTGTGTGCAG GAAGAGATCCGTTTCATGATAAACCCAGAACTGATTGTAGGCATGCTCTTCATGGCCTCAATGGAAGATAATGAGGCTATAGAAATTGTCGGTGCGGAAAGGTTCTCACAGTATATGGG GTACGGCTCCTCATTCCGCTTTGTCGGTGATTATTTAGATACGAAGCCCCTTGATGCAATGGGTCGACGAAAAACTAGGATTGTAGCAATTGATGCCTTGGACTGTCCAACTAAGTTACAGtatgaaactagtggtcttttaAG GGAAGTGAACAAAGCATTTGTTGGTTTTTTGGATCAATCAAAGCATCAGTTCGATGTGAAGCCTTTCCAG GATTCTAATTCCAAGGATAATCATCCAAGTGTCAACTCAGTTGACTGTATAGGAGTTTCAACCGGAAACTGGGGTTGTGGGGCTTTTGGTGGAAACCCTGAAATTAAGAGCATGATTCAGTGGCTTGCTGCATCACAG GCACACCGACCTTTTGTTAATTACTATACTTTTGAGGATGGGTCACTTAGAAGACTAGAAGAG GTGATCCAGTGGGTATTACGCCACGGATGGACCGTCGGCGAGTTGTGGCACATGATTGTTGAGTATTCATCCCAGAGGCTCAAGAGAGAAACTTTTGATGGCTTTTTGACTTGGTTACTTCCGGAAGACAACGCCAATAATGATGCGGATTACATGTGCGAGTAG
- the LOC109760711 gene encoding pentatricopeptide repeat-containing protein At2g27610 — translation MAAKLLPATASPPPRRGLRRETAEVVRDCKRLDGLMKAGRVADALDLFDRMPRKNVVAWTSAVSGLARNGRPEAAVEMFAGMVESGVAPNDFACNAALAACAAAGPGALLAGEQLHSLAVRAGLAGDAWVGSCLVELYARCGSTRAAEAVLARMESPDVVAYTSLVSALCRGGEFGMAVEALGKMVVRGVEPNEHTVTSILAAACCPLVLGLQIHGYMIKAMGSSQSVYASSALIDLYSRNGELDMAKTVFDNLQCKNVVTWCTMMQLHIRDRRPEDTLQLFDEMISEGLVDPNEFAFSIVLGACESIALGSQLHSSAVKRGLASDLRVSNALLSMYGRSGLVQELETMFRGIEDPDIVSWTAAISAYFQNGHGEKAIALLSQMHSQGLTPNDYAFSSVLSSCADLALLDQGRQFHCLALKLGCDMKTCTGNALINMYSKCGQIMPARLMFNVMDHRDVTSWNSLIHGYAQHGEVDRALKAFSEMCSNGGEPNESTLLGILAACNHAGLVDEGVAFFRSAMAGRYGAFLTPSHYACVVDMLGRSGRFDDALCLIEEMPFEPGVLVWKTLLASCRLHGNLETGRLAAEKLVELSDQDSASYVLMSGIHAMHGEWRDADMVRQGMDEAGVRKEAGRSWVEVRNEVHAFVAQDASHPDSSSIYRMLWELSDAMRDTAYDEDVELLDVHMQI, via the coding sequence ATGGCCGCCAAGCTCCTGCCGGCGACAGCaagcccgccgccgcgccgcggccTCCGGCGCGAGACGGCGGAGGTGGTGCGCGACTGCAAGAGACTGGACGGGCTCATGAAGGCCGGCAGGGTGGCGGACGCCCTGGACTTGTTCGACCGGATGCCGCGCAAGAACGTCGTGGCGTGGACCTCGGCCGTGTCCGGGCTGGCACGCAACGGCCGCCCGGAGGCCGCGGTTGAGATGTTCGCGGGCATGGTGGAGTCCGGCGTCGCGCCGAACGACTTCGCCTGCAACGCGGCGCTGGCGGCGTGCGCGGCCGCGGGCCCGGGCGCGCTCCTCGCCGGGGAGCAGCTGCACTCGCTCGCCGTGCGTGCGGGGCTCGCCGGGGACGCGTGGGTCGGGAGCTGCCTGGTCGAGCTCTACGCACGGTGCGGCTCCACGCGCGCGGCCGAGGCCGTGCTGGCCCGGATGGAGTCGCCGGACGTCGTGGCGTACACCTCGCTCGTCTCGGCGCTCTGCCGGGGCGGCGAGTTCGGGATGGCGGTGGAGGCGCTCGGCAAGATGGTGGTGCGGGGAGTGGAGCCGAACGAGCACACGGTGACGAGCATCCTGGCGGCGGCGTGCTGCCCGCTGGTTCTCGGCCTGCAGATACATGGCTACATGATCAAGGCGATGGGCTCGTCACAGAGCGTCTACGCGTCGAGCGCGCTGATCGATCTCTACTCAAGAAATGGCGAGCTCGACATGGCGAAGACGGTGTTCGACAACCTCCAGTGCAAGAACGTGGTCACCTGGTGCACCATGATGCAGCTGCACATCAGAGATAGAAGGCCGGAGGATACACTGCagctgttcgacgaaatgatcTCGGAGGGCCTTGTCGATCCCAACGAGTTTGCATTCTCAATTGTCCTTGGTGCCTGTGAGTCCATCGCTCTGGGGAGTCAGCTTCACTCCTCAGCCGTCAAGCGTGGCCTGGCAAGCGATCTCCGGGTGTCGAATGCCCTGCTCTCCATGTACGGCAGGAGCGGCCTCGTCCAAGAACTCGAGACCATGTTCCGTGGCATCGAGGATCCAGACATTGTCAGCTGGACAGCAGCAATCTCTGCATACTTCCAGAACGGCCATGGTGAGAAGGCCATAGCACTGCTCTCCCAGATGCACTCACAAGGTCTCACGCCAAACGACTATGCCTTCTCCAGCGTGCTAAGCTCCTGCGCAGACCTGGCATTGCTGGACCAAGGGAGGCAGTTCCATTGCCTGGCCCTGAAGCTAGGATGCGACATGAAGACCTGCACCGGGAATGCGCTGATCAACATGTACTCCAAGTGTGGCCAGATCATGCCCGCGAGGCTCATGTTCAACGTCATGGATCACCGTGATGTAACGTCCTGGAACTCGCTGATCCACGGGTACGCGCAGCATGGTGAGGTGGACAGGGCGTTGAAGGCGTTCAGCGAGATGTGTTCCAATGGCGGTGAGCCCAATGAGTCGACGCTCTTGGGAATCCTAGCAGCTTGCAACCACGCCGGGCTGGTGGACGAAGGTGTGGCATTCTTCAGATCAGCAATGGCCGGCCGGTATGGCGCCTTCCTGACACCCTCACACTATGCCTGCGTGGTCGACATGCTGGGCCGTAGTGGCAGGTTCGACGACGCGCTCTGCCTGATCGAGGAGATGCCTTTTGAGCCCGGCGTCCTAGTGTGGAAGACGCTGCTGGCGTCATGCAGGCTGCACGGCAACCTGGAGACGGGGAGGCTCGCCGCCGAAAAGCTCGTGGAGCTCTCAGACCAGGACTCGGCAAGCTACGTGCTGATGTCTGGCATACATGCGATGCACGGGGAGTGGCGTGACGCCGACATGGTGCGGCAGGGGATGGACGAGGCTGGGGTGAGAAAGGAGGCCGGGCGCAGCTGGGTGGAGGTCAGGAACGAGGTGCACGCCTTCGTAGCCCAAGACGCGTCTCACCCAGACTCGTCGTCCATCTACCGGATGCTCTGGGAATTGTCTGATGCCATGCGAGATACAGCCTATGACGAAGATGTTGAATTGTTGGATGTACATATGCAGATTTAG
- the LOC109760710 gene encoding probable thiol methyltransferase 2: MAWTAVADANAGGFGVGAAGVGQVLDGSNPAIVRLRQLVDGPQSSEGWRRCWEQGVTPWDLGEPTPAVVKLVQSGTLPAGNVLVPGCGGGYDAVALSGGGRSVVGLDVCDAVIQRARQRSSDVAFVCADFFTWSPPEPFHLIFDYTFFCALDPSLRPAWAARMEELLRPDGELITLMYLPQDQDSGPPYNTTVHDYEEVLNPLGFVIQSIEDNDVAVEPRKGLEKIARWKKTAAGAETSTSDVPSDNL; encoded by the exons ATGGCGTGGACGGCCGTGGCGGACGCGAACGCCGGGGGATTCGGGGTCGGGGCCGCCGGAGTGGGGCAGGTCCTCGACGGCTCCAACCCGGCCATCGTCCGGCTCCGGCAGCTCGTCGACGGGCCCCAGTCCTCAG AGGGGTGGAGGCGGTGCTGGGAGCAGGGCGTGACGCCGTGGGACCTGGGCGAGCCCACGCCGGCCGTCGTCAAGCTGGTGCAGTCCGGCACCCTCCCCGCCGGCAACGTGCTCGTCCCGGGATGCGGCGGG GGGTACGACGCGGTGGCCCTGTCCGGCGGCGGCCGCTCCGTGGTGGGTCTCGACGTCTGCGACGCCGTCATCCAGAGGGCCAGGCAGCGCTCGTCGGACGTGGCCTTCGTCTGCGCCGACTTCTTCACCTGGTCACCACCGGAGCCGTTCCATCTCATCTTCGACTACAC ATTCTTCTGCGCCCTTGACCCGTCGCTGCGGCCAGCGTGGGCGGCGAGGATGGAGGAGCTGCTGCGGCCGGACGGAGAGCTCATCACCCTCATGTACCTG CCTCAAGACCAGGACTCGGGGCCACCATACAACACGACAGTGCACGA CTACGAGGAGGTGCTGAACCCCCTGGGCTTCGTCATCCAATCCATCGAGGACAATGACGTGGCGGTCGAGCCACGCAAG GGGCTGGAGAAGATAGCAAGGTGGAAGAAGACGGCAGCTGGAGCCGAAACGTCGACATCAGACGTGCCCTCTGATAATCTCTAG